A genomic segment from Sciurus carolinensis chromosome 1, mSciCar1.2, whole genome shotgun sequence encodes:
- the Thbs3 gene encoding thrombospondin-3 isoform X4, whose protein sequence is METQELRGALALLLLCSFASASQDLQVIDLLTVGESRQMVAVAEKIRTALLTVGDIYLLSTFRLPPKQGGVLFGLYSRQDNTRWLEASVVGKINKVLVRYQREDGKVHAVNLQQAGLADGRTHTALLRLRGPSRPSPGLQLYVDCKLGDQHAGLPALAPIPPAEVNGLEIRTGQKAYLRMQGFVESMKIILGGSMARVGALSECPFQGDESIHSAVANALQSILGEGNVFDPKHHHGVSGFHEQRSHCSPNPCFRGVDCMEVYEYPGYRCGPCPPGLQGNGTHCDDINECAYADPCFPGSSCVNTVPGFHCEACPRGYKGTRVSGVGIDYARASKQVCNDIDECNDGNNGGCDPNSICTNTVGSFRCGPCRLGFLGNQTQGCLPARTCHSPAHSPCHIHAHCLFERNGAVSCQCNVGWAGNGNVCGPDTDIDGYPDQALPCMDNNKHCKQDNCLLTPNSGQEDADNDGVGDQCDEDADGDGIKNVEDNCRLFPNKDQQNSDTDSFGDACDNCPNVPNNDQKDTDGNGEGDACDNDVDGDGIPNGLDNCPKVPNPLQTDRDEDGVGDACDSCPEMSNPTQTDADSDLVGDVCDTNEDSDGDGHQDTKDNCPQLPNSSQLDSDNDGLGDECDGDDDNDGVPDYVPPGPDNCRLVPNPNQKDSDGNGVGDVCEDDFDNDAVVDPLDVCPESAEVTLTDFRAYQTVVLDPEGDAQIDPNWVVLNQGMEIVQTMNSDPGLAVGYTAFNGVDFEGTFHVNTVTDDDYAGFLFSYQDSGRFYVVMWKQTEQTYWQATPFRAVAQPGLQLKAVTSVSGPGEHLRNALWHTGHTPDQVRLLWTDPRNVGWRDKTSYRWQLLHRPQVGYIRVKLYEGPQLVADSGVIIDTSMRGGRLGVFCFSQENIIWSNLQYRCNDTVPEDFEPFRRQLLQGRV, encoded by the exons GCCAAGACAACACGCGATGGCTGGAGGCCTCTGTTGTGGGCAAGATCAACAAAG TACTGGTGCGGTACCAGCGGGAAGATGGCAAAGTCCACGCAGTGAACCTACAGCAAGCAGGCCTGGCTGATGGGCGCACACACACAGCTCTCCTGCGACTCCGAGGTCCTTCCCGACCCAGCCCTGGCTTGCAGCTCTACGTGGACTGCAAACTGGGTGACCAACATGCCGGCCTTCCAGCACTGGCCCCCATTCCTCCAGCAGAGGTCAATGGGCTGGAGATTAGGACTGGACAGAAGGCTTATTTGAGGATGCAG GGCTTTGTGGAATCAATGAAAATTATTCTGGGAGGATCCATGGCCCGGGTAGGAGCCCTGAGTGAATGTCCATTCCAAGGGGATGAATCCATCCACAGTGCAG TGGCCAATGCATTGCAATCCATTCTAG GTGAAGGAAATGTCTTTGATCCGAAACACCATCATGGAGTGTCAG GCTTCCATGAACAGCGTTCCCACTGCAGCCCCAACCCCTGCTTCCGAGGCGTGGACTGCATGGAAGTGTATGAGTATCCAGGCTACCGCTGTGGGCCCTGTCCCCCAGGCCTGCAAGGCAACGGCACCCACTGCGATGACATAAATGAG TGTGCTTACGCTGACCCCTGTTTCCCGGGTTCCAGCTGCGTcaacactgtgcctggcttccacTGTGAGGCCTGTCCTCGAGGGTACAAGGGCACCCGGGTGTCTGGTGTGGGCATTGACTATGCCCGGGCCAGTAAACAG GTCTGCAATGACATTGATGAATGCAACGATGGTAACAATGGTGGCTGTGACCCAAACTCCATCTGCACCAACACTGTG GGATCTTTCAGATGTGGTCCCTGCCGCCTGGGTTTCCTGGGCAACCAGACCCAGGGCTGCCTCCCAGCAAGGACGTGTCACAGCCCAGCCCACAGCCCCTGCCACATTCATGCTCACTGTCTCTTTGAACGAAATGGTGCAGTGTCCTGTCAG TGTAATGTGGGCTGGGCAGGGAACGGGAACGTGTGTGGGCCTGACACAGACATTGATGGCTACCCGGACCAGGCGCTGCCCTGCATGGACAACAACAAACACTGCAAGCAG GACAACTGCCTTTTGACACCCAACTCTGGGCAAGAAGATGCTGATAATGATGGTGTGGGGGACCAGTGTGATGAAGATGCTGATGGGGATGGGATCAAGAATGTTGAG GACAACTGCCGACTGTTTCCCAACAAGGACCAGCAGAACTCAGACACAGATTCATTTGGTGATGCCTGTGACAACTGCCCCAACGTTCCCAACAATGACCAGAAGGACACAGATGGCAATGGAGAAGGAGATGCTTGTGACAACGATGTGGATGGGGATG GCATCCCCAATGGATTGGACAATTGCCCGAAAGTACCCAACCCACTACAGACAGACAGGGATGAGGATGGGGTGGGAGATGCTTGTGACAGCTGCCCTGAAATGAGCAATCCTACCCAG ACAGATGCAGACAGTGACCTGGTGGGAGATGTCTGTGACACCAATGAAGACAG TGATGGGGATGGGCATCAGGATACCAAGGACAACTGCCCACAGTTGCCGAATAGCTCCCAGTTGGACTCAGACAATGATGGACTTGGAGATGAGTGTGATGGGGATGACGACAATGATGGTGTCCCAGATTATGTGCCTCCTGGTCCTGATAACTGTCGTCTGGTACCCAATCCCAATCAGAAAGACTCAGATG GCAATGGTGTTGGTGATGTATGTGAGGATGACTTTGACAATGATGCAGTAGTCGACCCCCTGGATGTGTGTCCTGAAAGTGCAGAGGTAACCCTCACAGACTTTCGAGCCTATCAGACCGTCGTCCTGGATCCTGAGGGTGATGCTCAGATCGACCCAAACTGGGTCGTCCTCAATCAG GGTATGGAAATCGTTCAGACCATGAACAGTGACCCTGGCCTGGCAGTTG gataCACAGCCTTCAATGGTGTGGACTTTGAAGGCACCTTCCATGTGAACACAGTGACTGACGATGACTACGCAGGTTTTCTCTTCAGTTACCAGGACAGTGGCCGGTTCTATGTGGTCATGTGGAAGCAGACAGAGCAGACCTATTGGCAGGCCACACCTTTCCGTGCCGTTGCCCAGCCCGGGCTGCAGCTCAAG GCAGTGACATCAGTGTCTGGCCCAGGTGAGCACCTCCGGAATGCCCTCTGGCATACTGGTCATACCCCTGATCAGGTACGGCTGTTATGGACTGACCCACGAAATGTGGGCTGGCGTGACAAGACCTCCTACCGCTGGCAGCTGCTGCACCGGCCTCAAGTTGGTTATATTCG GGTGAAGCTCTATGAGGGTCCCCAGCTAGTGGCGGATTCTGGGGTGATCATTGACACATCCATGCGAGGGGGGCGTCTCGGTGTATTCTGCTTCTCCCAAGAAAACATCATTTGGTCCAATCTCCAGTATCGATGCAATG ACACAGTGCCCGAGGACTTTGAGCCATTCCGGAGGCAGCTGCTCCAGGGAAGGGTGTGA